A stretch of [Clostridium] innocuum DNA encodes these proteins:
- a CDS encoding YaiI/YqxD family protein, translating into MSDIYIDADGCPVIEETLQAGEDFGFPVTLVCDTSHVFPYEHVVILMADKGRDSTDFLLLSHVKKGDIVVTQDYGLAALVLSKEGYPISCNGVPYTTENINRLLTMRHVCSVERKHGNYGNHAKKRTQQDNERFLDGLYALCESLQDK; encoded by the coding sequence ATGTCTGATATTTATATCGATGCGGACGGCTGTCCGGTGATTGAGGAAACCCTGCAGGCAGGAGAGGATTTCGGTTTTCCTGTAACACTGGTATGTGATACCTCCCATGTCTTTCCCTATGAGCATGTCGTTATCCTTATGGCGGATAAAGGAAGAGACAGTACGGATTTTCTGTTGCTGTCGCATGTAAAAAAGGGAGATATTGTTGTTACGCAGGATTACGGTCTGGCTGCACTGGTTCTCAGTAAGGAAGGATATCCAATCTCCTGCAATGGAGTCCCCTATACAACAGAAAATATCAATCGCCTTCTCACAATGCGTCATGTCTGCAGTGTGGAGCGTAAGCATGGCAATTATGGAAATCATGCGAAAAAGCGGACACAGCAGGACAATGAACGGTTTCTGGATGGTCTGTATGCATTGTGTGAAAGTCTGCAGGATAAATAA